One Algoriphagus sp. Y33 genomic window, CACATTTATTGGAAGGCAAATTCCACGGCTTTGGACAGACCTTTATCACCTCAGAAAACGACGTGCTGATTTTCGCCAATTCCCAGCAAGGAATGAAGCTCATTATAGACGATATCACTTCTGGCAACACTTGGGGAAAATCGTCAAGAGCACCTAAGGCGAAAAAAGATTTAAGTCCTACTTCGGGTTTTAGCCGGATGTATTTGACGGACTACATTTGGGATTCCTGGACTAAAAAAGCCAATCCGTCCTGGAGTTCTTTCCTTCAGAAATACTCCGAAGCCTTTCGCTCTTTTTCTTGGGTTTCTTTCAAAATCAACCAACTTCAGGACAGAACTGAAGCAACGTTGAGCTTCCCTTATGATGGAGATTCCAAGCCAAAAATTAAAACCACGGATGCTATATTGTTGAAGCCAAGCAATAGGATATCCTTTAGTCAGCAACTAATTTATGGTCCAAAATCCATTGTCAATTATCAAGACAATACAGAAGATCTGCTGGTACAGGATCAAAATAACGTCCTCCACTTGATCAATTCTGCAGGCCAGGAAGTGTATTCCCAGCAACTTACCGGCCCGATCGTGTCGGAAGCTTTCCAAATTGATTATTACAAAAATGGAAAACTACAGCTGCTGATAGCAACCGCGGAAGGAATTTATGGAATAGATAGACTTGGAAATCCTCTCCCGGGGTATCCATTCGAAGTAAATGGCGAAAAAATCAGGCATTTCAACCTCGTAGATTATAGCAACACAAAAGATTACCGCTATTTCACCAGCACTGAAGAAGGCAACTTATACTTACTAGATAAGACGGGGGAAAAACTTGAGGGCTGGAACCCTAATAGAATAGGGGCTAAAACTACCGGCGCACCGGCGCATTACAGGGTACCCGGCAAAGGGGACTTTATGGCTTCTTTGACAGAAGACGGAAGACTTCAACTTTTCAATAGAAGAGGGGAAAGCCAGTCAGGTTCTTCAGTGAAACTCGGAGAGTCCTTCAATACCGGCTTGATAGCTTGGAGAGATCCCAGATCCCGATCTACCCAACTTGTAGGCATTACCAAAAATGGGGAAGTGATCCACTCTAACTTCAATGGGGAAATAAGCTATAGAAACCAACTGATCAAAAATGATAGAGACAGCGAATTCCTGTTGGTCGCTGATCAGAAAAAAAATGACTTCGTTTTTATCTCCCGTCAGTTTAATGAAGTAAGTGTGCTTGACCGAAATGAAAAACCTCTATTCAATACCCGGGTTTCGGACGAACACCTAGTTTATCAATATTTTGATTTCGGATCAAACAGACAATTATTCGCAATAACAGATCTCAATCAAGAATTTTGCTATCTGTATGATTTAAAAGGAAACCTGCAGACTACCATGCCATTGGAAAGTACCGGTCCAATCCAGATCACCTACCAGTCTTCCTTAGGCCAATATTTGATCAGAACTGTGAGCGGGAGTACGCTTACAGAATTTCAATTGGCAAATTAGGCATATCCGGTTTCTCTTGGGCTTCCTATCACGATTGGCTAACTTGCAAAAAATCACTAAACCGACTAATGCTGAAGAAGTATTACATTCTATTCCCCCTACTTATTTGGATCAATACTCAGGCTTTTGCCCAGTTGATATCCGGAAAAGAGGACACTTACAAAATAGGCAACTCAGTCAATCTTAGCTCTCCCTATCACACTACCTTATCATTTTTCTACAATCTGGAAGAAGGGCATTACCAGCCTGAAAAAGCAGCCATGACACTTGATCTTTCCGGTAGTAAGGATCAAAATGGGCAGCGTCTTGCCGTAAAATTAAAGCAGATTTTTGAGGGGAAGGGGATATTAATCCGAACCAATGAAATACCAAACGAGCAAAATTACTTTGACAGCACCTCGGCTTCCAATGAAAACATCTACTATTTTGACAAAAAAAAGCTCCCTGGGATCTTTCTGGAAAAGAGCGGTGATAGCTGGAAATATTCTGCCTTCAGCGTCAGCCAAATAGATGAACTCCACTCAGAAACCTATCCTTACGGGACAGCCAAGCTTCTAAACGTCTTACCCAAGATTGGAAATGAGGAATACTTGGGACTCCATCTTTGGCAATTGGTTGGCTTGTTTATTCTGCTGCTTTTGATTTTCCTTTCGCATTGGATTTTCACTTTAGTAGTGGACAAACTGATGCTTTATCTTTTCAATAGATACGGCTACGGGAAGGTGGGAGAAGACTACATCCTACCGGTGGCACGGATCATCAGCTTCTACTTAATTGTGGTTTTGCTGTCACTTTTCATCCGTGTTCTCCAGCTACCAATAGAGATTTGGTCATGGATACTGATCGTACTACGAACCCTTAAACCATTCCTAATCACTATCATTTTTTACAAGTTGGCAGATGTGATAGCGGCCTATTTTGCCAGATTAGCCACCAAGACCGAATCCACACTTGATGACCAACTGGTGCCTTTGATGCGTAAAACACTGAAGGCATTTGTGATTCTGGTAGGGACTTTGTTTATTCTCCGGGATGGTCTGAATCTTGACATTATTCCATTCCTGACAGGTCTTTCCATAGGTGGTGTAGCGATTGCTTTAGCTGCCCAAGACACGATCAAAAACTTCTTCGGATCCGTCATGATTTTCATCGACAAGCCTTTTCAGGTAGGTGATTGGATTACCTCAGGTGACATCGATGGGACTGTAGAAGAAGTCGGGTTTAGATCTACCCGAATCCGTACATTCCGAAATTCTCTGATGTATGTGCCAAATGGGAAAATTGCAGACGCTATTCTCGATAACCATGGCTTACGTCAATACAGAAGGTTTTATACTACATTGACAATTACCTACGACACTCCTCCTGATCTAATCGACGAATTCGTAAAAGGACTCCGTCAAATCGTACTTGCCCATCCCAAGACCAGAAAGGATGGTTATCATGTCTATTTCAACAATCTGTCCTCATTCAGCCAAGACATTATGTTCTATATCTTTTTCGAGGTACCTACCTGGGCAGAAGAACTCCAGTCCAGGCACGAAATATTGTTACAGATCGTGAAGCTCGCCAATTCAATAGGAGTACGCTTTGCATTCCCTACGCAGACCTTGCATATGGAATCCTTCCCTGAAAAGAAAACGCTTGTTCCCCAATACAATGGGGGATACGAAGCAAAAGTGACCGAGTTTGTCCAAAGGGAGTTGAAACACACAAAAGAATAACCAAAGCGATTGGCTATCACCTTAATTGACTCTAATATCTCTGCTAAAGAAAATTGGAACCCCAAATGATCGCATGAATGATAGGAAACGGGTAAATTTCTGTTTTTGCTGTGCCTTCTTACTACCCTCCCCAAAACACATAAAGACATTTACTTTATCTCAAAAGTCCTCTTATACACTTTGACTCCCCCCCCATTAGCTCCAGTCTTAATTGTAATGAGGTATTTCCCTTTAACGTCCGGAACTTGGATTTCAACAACATTGCCTATAGGAAGTTTTTCAGGGATTTCTGACCAAAACAGTACCGTACGCCAGTCCATGATACCCTGACTTGGCTCCGGTGCTTCAAAAAGAGAAGAAGCTGATACTACCTTGGGCTGGATTCCTTCATAGTCGAGGTAAATACCATTGGAAGGAATAGGGAATCCACCAAAGTCATTCTTGTAAGAACTGAAACTCAGCACTCCGGGAAACTTCTCTTCATTTAGGTAAAACGCACGGGTCAATACTTCAAGCCTCTTAAAACCCTTTGGGTCAAATGCTGCCAATAAATCCGAGTCAAAAACGGGTAATGCATCGATAAGCATAAGCGGATTGGAATCAAAACCCGCATCCATCACATCATCTAAGACACGAAACTCCTTTTTCTTCTTGGTAGTTTTTATACGTATTTCAGGCACATATTCTTTGATAACTGTCCCTACAGTTTCAAACCTTGTATAATCATCCAACAGGTACGTTCGATCTTCCGTAAACCCAGTTACCACAGGAAATAGGCTTGCATCAAATTCATTTACAAAATAGCTTTCCACCTGGCCGCCTTTTAGCAATTCTTGAAGAAGGTCTTGATCCGCAGGGCTTATTTCAAGCTCCGGAAAAATGAAATCGCTTTTGAATTGAGTTACAGGTCCCGGAGAAACAATCCCAAAATCAAGCAAGCTCTCGTTATTACTCGCCTGTGCCACCAGATATTTCCAATTTTTCATTCCTCCAGCATCGAAAAACATACTCCCCTCAGCATTGGGACGATCTGTAAAAAGTGCTGACTTTTCACCATGCAGAGACAGATAATACAATTTCGTGGTATCGACAGATGCACTCTCAACTTGAGCTTCGATAATATGCCCAAAAAGCTCGGGGAGCAAATTATGTTGCTGAATTGACTCATAGGCCTTTGCTGAGGAAATCATCCCCTCATCAGTCAAAAACGGATTCTCAGCAGCTATACTTACTTCTTCTATTTCAACTGTCTCAGGCAACTCTATTTTCAACTTGGATCCAGGAGCGTTCACTTCTCTGGACAATACTATTTCCCGGGAGTCATGATTTAGAGAAAGTGCCTTTCGCTCAGAGACAACCGTAGGTGGGACATTCCTATTAAATACCGTAATAAACCGCTGCACCAATCCTTCTTCTAAGTTTTGGTAGGGACTTACCCTGGTAAACACACGAAGGAGGTAATTGTCAGAAGGAAGGTTAGTTGGAAGCTGCAGAAAGTTAAAGCTCTTTCCTTCCTCCAAAGGCATTTTGGCAATAGCCACTGACTCATTGTATCGATTGACAAGCTCTGCGTAGATAATCTTTGACTCCACAGGAGAATTACCCTGCATAGCCTCGCTCGCTATCCATATCCGCTCTCCTCCAAAATAGATCGTCTTGGGAATAGAAAAAGCCACTGCTTCTCTCCCATTTCCCTGACCGGATACACCTTGGGAAAAGCTAAAACCTAAAAAGAGAAATATAGAAATTTTATGTAATAAGCTCATATTAATCCTCCCAGAAATCAGGTTTCACATTTGTCCCTCTCAAGGTACAGTCTGTACAGCGGCGAATTGCTCCTTGATAGCCGATTGGCTCAGGCGCTCTCTCTGGAATAACAGGTATGACAGGCACAAAGCTACCATTACTGAATGATCTCCCATAATCTTCCTTCATCACCGTGTCAGGCTCGATAAAACAACTGTAGTAATCAGGTTCTACCGCTCTCCACGGAGCCACATCTCTTACATCGATAAAAAAACGCTGTTGTTTTACCGTTCCCAAGCTTACATAGCCCACCACAGGGGCATCAGGATTCTGATCATTCTTGATATTTCCTCCAATATTTGAAGGCAGTGGGCTAAATATGGAGCCAATATCGTCGGTGTTTTTGCGTAGAATTTCCCAAAACTCAGACGCTTTGGAATCCAAGGCCTTCTGGGAAATCAGAATACTATAACGAACTGACAACCGCTCATCATCTTGTAAAATCTGCTTGATAGACTGCCTAAATACAAACTGATCTTCAAATCGGGATGAAGTCTCTAAAATCAAATCGGCACTAACAGATCCTCTATAGCACAAGTCAGTTCGCTCCTCAGGCTTTCTGATCACTATATCTCCAGTCTCTTCATCATATTTAAATACAGAGGTGATTTTTGGACGAAACGCATACATTTCTTCATAGGTCCATAGAAAATCATCTGCATTTTCATTCCCCTTAGTCGTCAAATATATCTCTGCACCTTCTTCATTTCTCTCAAAACCCACATCGATAATATCAGGAGTAAGAATGGGTTTCATCAGCTCTGATGTATAGCTTTTCCCATCATTCGTTGAAATGTATAGTCTGTAATTCTCATCTTCAGGGATATCATGTGCAAATTCAAACTCCCCAGATCCCATCGCGGTCAGAGCGTACTCTGTGCCGGATTCTGACCTAAGAGAGACTGTTCCATCAGGATAACTTGGCGAATACGAATCATCTGTTTGGATGTTTCTAGTGTAACTTAGCTTTAGCATACTTGGCAAGCCCTCCGTATCCAAATATCCCTCCACCACTAACACAGAAAGATCCGCAGGTGCTATATCCGGATCGAATGGTTCCCTACAACCGGTGGTGAGCAGTGCACATAAAAATATAAGAGCAGCTAATCTATTCATCAGAATCGGAAATTATAAGTAATAAACGGAATCGGCTGGGCAAAAATAGACAGTTGATACCCTCTTAATCGACCTTCCACAGGAGTGTAATATACTGAATACGGATTGCTTCTACCCAGCAGGTTGTAAACTCCCAATGACCAGGAAGAGTGGGCCAGTTTCTTAACCTTATGACTTCCCTCCAGATTAACAGAAAAATCTACTCTGAAATAATCGGGGATTCTGTAGGCATTCCGTTCGGAGAAATAAACACGCTCGGATCCGGCATAGTCAAACTTTGAAATCGGTAAAGTAATAGGTCTTCCTGTACTATAGTTTACATTTAGCGACGTATTTATCCGCTTACTCAATTCATAATTCGCCGTGAGAACCACATGGTGCGGCTGGTCAAAATTACTGGAATAAAAGTCTCCGTCGTTGATCTTCTCGATGCTCGGATCGTCGGAAGTTTTCATCAAAGACCGGGAATATGTGTAAGCCAAGGAACCTTGGAGCAATCCTGTGCTTTTCTTCAGTAGCAGTTCCACCCCGTAGGCCTTTCCGTCTGAATTCAACACGTCTTGTTCTATGTTTTCATTAAGGACAATATTTGCTCCCGAACGGTAATCAAGCAGATTTGCCATGTATCTATAGTATACCTCCGTGGAAAATTCGAGTTTGTTTTTTGCAAGGTTACGATAATACCCCACCGAGGCTTGTCCTCCTGTCTGCGGTCGAATGTAGGAATCACTCAATTTCCAAGAGTCTGTCGGAGAAATAGAGGAGGTGTTTGAGAGTAAGTGTATATTCTGTCTCATGGTATTAAACCCAGCTTTGACCGAAGACTTGTTGTCCAATATATATCTCCCCGAAACCCGAAATTCAGGGCCATGGTACGTTTTAACCGTATTTCCCTCTCCAATTATCTCTTCTCCGATTACATTGCTCTCAGTTATAGGAGCTCCAGGAACATATTGATTTACA contains:
- a CDS encoding mechanosensitive ion channel family protein, which produces MLKKYYILFPLLIWINTQAFAQLISGKEDTYKIGNSVNLSSPYHTTLSFFYNLEEGHYQPEKAAMTLDLSGSKDQNGQRLAVKLKQIFEGKGILIRTNEIPNEQNYFDSTSASNENIYYFDKKKLPGIFLEKSGDSWKYSAFSVSQIDELHSETYPYGTAKLLNVLPKIGNEEYLGLHLWQLVGLFILLLLIFLSHWIFTLVVDKLMLYLFNRYGYGKVGEDYILPVARIISFYLIVVLLSLFIRVLQLPIEIWSWILIVLRTLKPFLITIIFYKLADVIAAYFARLATKTESTLDDQLVPLMRKTLKAFVILVGTLFILRDGLNLDIIPFLTGLSIGGVAIALAAQDTIKNFFGSVMIFIDKPFQVGDWITSGDIDGTVEEVGFRSTRIRTFRNSLMYVPNGKIADAILDNHGLRQYRRFYTTLTITYDTPPDLIDEFVKGLRQIVLAHPKTRKDGYHVYFNNLSSFSQDIMFYIFFEVPTWAEELQSRHEILLQIVKLANSIGVRFAFPTQTLHMESFPEKKTLVPQYNGGYEAKVTEFVQRELKHTKE
- a CDS encoding DUF4249 domain-containing protein: MNRLAALIFLCALLTTGCREPFDPDIAPADLSVLVVEGYLDTEGLPSMLKLSYTRNIQTDDSYSPSYPDGTVSLRSESGTEYALTAMGSGEFEFAHDIPEDENYRLYISTNDGKSYTSELMKPILTPDIIDVGFERNEEGAEIYLTTKGNENADDFLWTYEEMYAFRPKITSVFKYDEETGDIVIRKPEERTDLCYRGSVSADLILETSSRFEDQFVFRQSIKQILQDDERLSVRYSILISQKALDSKASEFWEILRKNTDDIGSIFSPLPSNIGGNIKNDQNPDAPVVGYVSLGTVKQQRFFIDVRDVAPWRAVEPDYYSCFIEPDTVMKEDYGRSFSNGSFVPVIPVIPERAPEPIGYQGAIRRCTDCTLRGTNVKPDFWED